One segment of Urocitellus parryii isolate mUroPar1 chromosome 5, mUroPar1.hap1, whole genome shotgun sequence DNA contains the following:
- the C1rl gene encoding LOW QUALITY PROTEIN: complement C1r subcomponent-like protein (The sequence of the model RefSeq protein was modified relative to this genomic sequence to represent the inferred CDS: substituted 2 bases at 2 genomic stop codons) — protein sequence MFKFMGHRFSKLQDVNVRPSPAPPPVPWPGPSPLAGSRCLVPELGSYLWRSPPSTSCPGKICWLLLWGVLQSYPTQGSVPLAXXLPKEMTSPGYPKPYLKGQESSTEAPEGFTVRLVFQDFDLEPFPEGDSVTISASRMDLSQLCGKQGSSLGSPPGQGEFVSTGRRFRLTFRAHTSSKDKTTHLHKGFLVLFQAVVVSCSQPINQASGGSEPIIAPGANSSKIHRHCQEPYYQAVPAGTLSCPSWGTWKDRQDGVEIPQCVPVCGQPVTPIAQNPKILGSSKAKLGNFPWQAFTSIYGRGGGALLGDKWILTAAHTIQPKDSICLRKNRSVNVFLGHTDIAKMLKVGNYPVRRVFVHPDYHQNESHNFNGDIALLELQHSVPLGPNLLPVCLPDNESLYLDGLWGYVSGFGVEMGWLTEELKYSRLPVAPREACEAWLRERHRTEVFSDNMFCVGDKMQMNSVCQGDSGSVYVVWDDRTHRWVATGIVSWGIGCGKGYGFYTKVLNYVDWIKGVMDSKD from the exons atgtTCAAGTTCATGGGTCACAGGTTCTCCAAGCTGCAGGATGTTAATGTAA ggccttctccagccccacctcctgTTCCCTGGCCTGGGCCAAGTCCTCTAGCAGGTTCCAGATGTCTGGTCCCAGAGTTGGGGAGCTATCTCTGGAGAAGCCCTCCCTCCACAAGCTGCCCAGGCAAGAT ATGCTGGCTCCTCCTCTGGGGAGTCCTCCAGTCTTACCCCACACAGGGCTCTGTGCCCTTGGCCTAGTGACTCCCCAAGGAGATGACATCTCCTGGGTACCCAAAGCCATATCTTAAAGGCCAAGAGAGCAGCACTGAGGCTCCAGAGGGTTTTACTGTGAGGTTAGTCTTCCAGGACTTCGACTTGGAGCCATTTCCAGAAGGGGATTCTGTCACA aTCTCAGCTAGTAGGATGGATCTGAGCCAGCTCTGTGGTAAGCAGGGCTCCTCTCTGGGCAGCCCCCCTGGTCAGGGGGAGTTTGTGTCCACAGGGAGGAGATTTCGGCTGACCTTCCGTGCACACACTTCCTCCAAAGACAAGACCACCCATCTCCACAAGGGCTTTCTGGTCCTCTTCCAAGCTGTGG TTGTGAGCTGCAGTCAGCCCATCAACCAGGCCAGTGGAGGCTCTGAACCCATCATTGCACCGGGAGCCAACTCCTCCAAGATCCATAGACACTGCCAGGAACCCTATTACCAGGCAGTGCCAGCGG ggacactcagctGCCCATCCTGGGGGACCTGGAAGGACAGACAGGATGGGGTGGAGATTCCTCAGTGTGTACCTG tctgtGGACAGCCAGTCACCCCCATTGCCCAGAACCCAAAGATCCTGGGTTCTTCCAAAGCTAAACTGGGCAACTTCCCCTGGCAAGCCTTCACCAGCATCTATGGACGTGGGGGCGGGGCCCTACTGGGCGACAAATGGATCCTCACTGCTGCCCACACCATCCAGCCTAAGGACAGCATCTGCCTCAGGAAGAACCGGAGCGTGAATGTGTTCCTGGGCCACACAGACATAGCCAAGATGCTGAAAGTGGGGAACTACCCTGTCCGCCGGGTCTTTGTGCACCCAGACTACCATCAGAACGAGTCCCACAACTTCAATGGGGACATCGCCCTCCTGGAGCTCCAGCACAGCGTCCCCCTGGGCCCCAACCTCCTCCCAGTCTGTCTGCCTGATAACGAGAGCCTCTACCTTGATGGCCTGTGGGGCTACGTCAGTGGGTTTGGTGTGGAGATGGGCTGGTTGACTGAGGAGCTGAAATACTCAAGGCTGCCCGTAGCTCCAAGGGAGGCCTGTGAGGCCTGGCTCCGGGAGAGGCATCGAACTGAGGTGTTTTCTGACAACATGTTCTGTGTTGGGGATAAGATGCAGATGAACAGTGTCTGCCAGGGGGACAGTGGTAGTGTCTATGTGGTGTGGGATGATCGAACCCATCGCTGGGTGGCCACAGGCATCGTATCCTGGGGCATTGGGTGTGGCAAGGGGTACGGCTTCTACACCAAAGTACTCAACTACGTGGACTGGATCAAAGGAGTGATGGACAGCAAGGACTGA
- the C1r gene encoding complement C1r subcomponent yields the protein MWLFFLLVSALFCRAGVSTPIPQKLFGEVTSPLYPKPYPNNFETTTVITVPEGYRVKLVFWHFDVEPSEGCFYDYVKVSADKKDLGRFCGQLGSALGNPPGKKEFLSQGTKMLLTFHTDFSNEENGTIMFYKGFLAYYHAVDLDECASQHNSAEEVSQPQCQHLCHNYIGGYFCSCHPGYELQKDGHSCQAECSSGLYTEPSGYISSLEYPRPYPPELRCNYSIRVERGLTLHIKFLEPFEIDDHQQVHCPYDQLQIYANGKNLGEFCGNQRPPDLDTSSNAVDLLFFTDESGDSRGWKLHYTTDIIKCPQPKPLDEFTIIQKLQPQYQFRDYFIATCKQGYQLVERNQALLSFTAVCQDDGTWHRAMPTCKIKDCGQPRSLSNGDFNYITRSGVNTYEAQIQYYCHEPYYKMQTRPGSNENARGLYTCTAQGIWKNEQEGEKIPRCLPVCGKPVNPVQQKQRIIGGQKAQPGNFPWQAYTVIYGRGGGALLGDRWILTAAHTLFPKDHHAQENVTKDVFLGHTNVEEIQKLGNHPVHRVIVHPDYRQDESHSFEGDIALLELENSVTLGPNILPICLPDNETFYDKGLMGYVSGFGITEERIANDLRFVRLPVADRKACERWLREKQSNDVFSQNMFCTGDPSLKQDACQGDSGGVFAVRDTNSDRWVATGIVSWGIGCSKGYGFYTKLLSYVDWIKKEIGEDV from the exons AT GtggctcttcttcctcttggtgTCAGCCCTGTTCTGCAGGGCAGGAGTCTCCACCCCCATCCCTCAGAAGCTTTTTGGGGAAGTTACTTCCCCTCTGTACCCCAAGCCTTACCCCAACAACTTTGAGACCACCACTGTGATCACAGTCCCCGAGGGATACAGAGTGAAACTCGTCTTCTGGCATTTTGACGTGGAGCCTTCTGAAGGCTGTTTCTATGACTATGTCAAG GTCTCCGCTGATAAGAAAGATCTGGGGAGGTTCTGTGGGCAGCTGGGGTCTGCACTGGGCAACCCCCCagggaagaaagaatttttgTCCCAAGGGACCAAGATGCTGCTGACTTTCCACACAGACTTTTCCAATGAGGAGAATGGGACCATCATGTTCTACAAGGGCTTCCTGGCCTACTATCACGCTGTGG ACCTCGATGAATGTGCTTCCCAGCACAACTCAGCAGAGGAGGTCTCCCAGCCCCAGTGCCAGCACCTATGTCACAACTACATTGGCGGCTACTTCTGTTCCTGCCATCCAGGCTATGAGCTTCAGAAGGATGGGCATTCCTGCCAAG CCGAGTGCAGCAGTGGGCTGTACACAGAGCCATctggctacatctccagcctggaGTACCCCCGGCCCTACCCCCCTGAGCTGCGCTGCAACTACAGCATCCGGGTAGAACGGGGCCTCACCCTTCACATCAAGTTCCTGGAGCCTTTTGAAATTGACGACCACCAGCAAGTGCACTGCCCCTATGACCAGCTCCAG ATCTATGCTAATGGAAAGAACCTGGGCGAGTTCTGTGGGAACCAAAGACCTCCTGACCTTGACACCAGCAGCAATGCCGTGGATCTGCTGTTCTTCACGGATGAGTCGGGGGACAGCAGGGGCTGGAAGCTGCACTATACCACTGACA TTATCAAGTGTCCCCAGCCCAAGCCCCTGGATGAGTTCACCATCATCCAAAAACTGCAGCCTCAGTACCAGTTCCGCGACTACTTCATCGCCACTTGCAAACAAGGCTACCAGCTCGTGGAG AGGAACCAGGCACTGCTGTCCTTCACAGCTGTCTGCCAGGATGATGGCACATGGCATCGTGCCATGCCCACGTGCAAGA TCAAGGACTGTGGGCAGCCCCGAAGCCTGTCTAATGGGGACTTCAATTACATCACCAGAAGTGGGGTGAACACCTATGAGGCCCAAATCCAGTACTACTGCCATGAGCCATATTATAAGATGCAGACCAGACCTGGCAGCAACGAGAACGCACGAG GGTTGTACACCTGCACAGCCCAGGGCATCTGGAAGAAtgaacaggaaggagagaaaatccCTCGGTGTTTGCCAG TGTGTGGGAAGCCCGTCAACCCTGTGCAACAGAAGCAGCGCATCATTGGAGGGCAAAAAGCGCAGCCGGGCAACTTCCCCTGGCAGGCGTACACGGTCATCTACGGGCGAGGCGGCGGGGCCCTGCTGGGTGACCGCTGGATCCTCACAGCTGCCCACACTCTCTTCCCCAAGGACCACCACGCACAGGAAAATGTCACCAAGGACGTATTCCTGGGCCACACCAATGTGGAGGAGATCCAGAAATTGGGAAATCACCCTGTCCACAGGGTCATCGTCCACCCAGACTACCGTCAGGACGAGTCCCACAGTTTTGAGGGGGACATTGCCCTGCTGGAGCTTGAAAACAGTGTCACCCTGGGCCCCAACATCCTCCCCATCTGCCTCCCCGACAATGAGACCTTCTATGATAAAGGTCTCATGGGCTATGTCAGTGGCTTTGGGATAACAGAGGAGAGGATTGCTAACGACCTCAGGTTTGTCCGCTTACCTGTAGCTGATCGAAAGGCCTGTGAGAGGTGGCTCCGGGAAAAACAGAGTAATGATGTGTTTTCTCAAAACATGTTCTGTACGGGGGACCCATCTCTAAAGCAGGATGCCTGCCAGGGGGACAGCGGAGGTGTTTTTGCAGTGAGGGACACCAACAGCGATCGCTGGGTGGCTACGGGCATCGTATCCTGGGGCATCGGATGCAGTAAAGGATATGGCTTCTACACCAAACTACTCAGTTATGTGGACTGGATCAAGAAAGAGATTGGGGAGGATGTCTGA